One genomic window of Lytechinus variegatus isolate NC3 chromosome 1, Lvar_3.0, whole genome shotgun sequence includes the following:
- the LOC121411466 gene encoding cyclin-dependent kinase-like 5 isoform X2 — protein MAIKKFKDSEDNEDVRRTVLRELKLLRQLKQENIVELREAFRRRGKLYLVFEYVEKNMLELLEENPKGVSPEKVRSYIYQLIKAIHWCHRNDVIHRDIKPENLLISSNDTLKLCDFGFARNLDGNSSANYTDYVATRWYRSPELLLGCAYGKAVDVWAIGCILGELSDGNAVFPGESEIDQLYMIQKILGPLPHYQMAIFNNSPRFSGLKFPSISVIEPIEKKYAGIINGVMLDFLAHTLRLDPSERFTIDQCLDHRAFHTERLLRNEIRPKSAFTTRRQEADSDGTDELSPRESKRKAKIGFIENNESPQSRNDVTGRYQQHLQSKLHISETRSEADMDMRPSNRSDVLSQIQTPQLKFLKSKSKKSSKENRAEVEPRTDSSGHHAPLQPSGKNVAGFLKSYTLGERKEHMIDMSGSSRQAKYSQYKKGAILAMSEQNQGEESSHHGTSQKHEQHKKQYSVDDESLPYNETSNRTEYLNSTKNTLNKKKWDMDDSDDGQSRVISHWSMNGSHAGSSQDQTTTGQQENEGVNPFGKYLKSAYKKQNKDSEKSRRETHNQDVLQSKHDANKTSHKDSRTSGNDHSDDRGSESHQCVDTRTVSNDHSRLPLPHRTDKKGTEIPGNTNPFGAKDTTDSQGFGGRVSNIEGGKHPLSITAETPRTVLPNQTKPLVSSEGHVDQDRGMDYQVTGDPGERGDERTGMEQDEKHEDTPRTNHNRSNPPQYGDRGRHSSPAPRERRGKINLPQQIQTIEFDAVMEAPVPGPELVPGPTSKQSQFKKDGPFEQKPVSLVETHTWKNKGNTFPTDQQWKEVQKRKKKKKASSFLNTDTQDRIGVQRAIYGNREWDNRAPPEYVKSQKSLRKLSQTPSSDKVSRLQPITKQLPQLSQQRLSPPTLNPSSRIHGDEMDNHRHHHHTHHHHSKSEPDSRVDVFTSHAPLRPITPGNALDMPHPAGPSELPTYSQAISRGNRPSTRGSEFRVVKETSI, from the exons ACAATGAAGATGTAAGAAGAACCGTTCTTAGGGAACTCAAACTTCTACGACAGCTTAAACAAGAAAACATTGTAGAACTCAG GGAAGCCTTTAGACGGCGTGGGAAGCTCTATCTTGTCTTTGAATACGTAGAGAAG AATATGCTTGAACTTTTAGAGGAGAATCCGAAGGGAGTATCACCAGAAAAAGTCAG GAGTTATATCTATCAGTTGATCAAGGCTATTCATTGGTGCCATAGGAATGATGTCATACATAGAG ATATCAAGCCTGAAAACTTACTCATCAGCTCAAATGACACTCTAAAACTTTGTGATTTCG GTTTTGCACGAAACCTTGATGGGAATAGCTCAGCCAACTATACTGACTATGTAGCCACAAGATGGTATCGATCTCCTGAACTGTTGCTAGG ATGTGCCTATGGTAAAGCGGTTGATGTATGGGCCATAGGTTGTATCTTAGGTGAACTTAGTGATGGTAATGCTGTGTTTCCTGGTGAGAGTGAGATAGATCAACTCTACATGATTCAGAAGATCCTAGGTCCGCTACCACACTATCAGATGGCTATCTTCAACAATAGTCCTAGGTTCTCTGGCTTAAAG TTTCCTAGCATTTCAGTCATAGAGCCAATTGAGAAAAAGTATGCTGGCATCATCAATGGAGTCATGCTAGATTTCCTAGCG CACACACTAAGATTAGACCCATCTGAGCGCTTCACCATAGACCAGTGTCTTGACCATAGGGCCTTTCACACTGAGAGGTTGCTCCGGAACGAGATCCGGCCTAAGTCTGCATTCACCACCAGGCGACAGGAAGCCGATAGCGATGGTACAGACGAGCTCTCACCTAG GGAGAGTAAGCGTAAAGCTAAAATCGGCttcattgaaaataatgaatccCCTCAGTCCAGGAATGATGTGACTGGAAGATACCAGCAACATCTTCAGTCCAAGCTCCACATCTCAGAGACCAGGTCAGAAGCAGACATGGACATGAGACCCTCAAACAGATCAGATGTCCTCTCACAGATACAAACACCGCAACTCAAGTTTCTCAAGTCCAAGTCCAAAAAGAGTTCCAAAGAGAACCGAGCAGAGGTAGAGCCACGGACTGACTCCTCAGGACATCATGCTCCATTGCAACCGTCTGGGAAAAACGTGGCAGGGTTCTTAAAGAGTTACACCCTTGGAGAGCGAAAAGAACACATGATTGATATGTCTGGGTCAAGCAGACAAGCTAAGTACTCGCAGTATAAGAAAGGAGCCATTCTTGCAATGTCTGAACAGAATCAAGGAGAAGAAAGTAGCCACCATGGAACATCTCAGAAACATGAACAACACAAAAAACAGTATTCAGTTGATGATGAATCATTACCGTACAATGAGACATCTAATAGGACAGAATACTTGAATAGCACAAAGAATACCttgaacaagaaaaaatggGACATGGATGACAGTGATGACGGTCAAAGTAGGGTCATATCACACTGGAGCATGAATGGCAGCCATGCTGGTTCATCACAGGACCAAACTACTACAGGACAACAGGAAAATGAGGGGGTGAATCCCTTCGGAAAATACCTCAAAAGTGCCTACAAGAAACAAAACAAGGATTCAGAGAAATCACGTAGAGAGACTCACAATCAGGATGTCTTGCAGAGTAAACATGACGCAAACAAAACTAGCCATAAAGACTCAAGAACTTCTGGGAATGACCATTCTGATGATAGGGGCTCTGAATCCCACCAGTGTGTGGACACCCGGACAGTTAGTAATGATCACAGTAGACTTCCTTTACCACACAGGACAGACAAGAAGGGTACTGAGATCCCTGGTAATACAAATCCATTTGGTGCTAAGGACACTACGGACTCACAGGGTTTTGGGGGTAGGGTATCCAACATTGAGGGCGGTAAGCATCCACTTTCAATAACGGCTGAAACACCTCGGACAGTGCTTCCCAACCAGACCAAACCATTGGTTTCCTCAGAAGGCCATGTTGACCAGGACCGGGGTATGGACTATCAGGTTACGGGTGATCCTGGTGAGAGAGGCGATGAGAGAACAGGGATGGAACAAGATGAAAAG CATGAAGACACCCCAAGAACCAACCATAATAGATCAAATCCTCCACAGTATGGTGATAGAGGGCGCCATTCATCTCCTGCACCCAGGGAAAGACGGGGGAAGATAAACCTTCCTCAACAGATTCAAACAATAG AATTTGATGCTGTAATGGAAGCACCAGTACCAGGCCCTGAATTGGTTCCAGGTCCTACAAGCAAGCAGTCCCAGTTCAAGAAGGATGGTCCCTTTGAACAGAAACCTGTCAGTCTTGTAGAGACACACACATG GAAAAACAAGGGAAACACATTCCCAACAGATCAACAATGGAAGGAGGtgcagaaaagaaagaagaagaaaaaagctTCA TCCTTTCTGAATACGGACACTCAGGATCGGATAGGGGTGCAGAGAGCTATCTATGGTAACAGAGAATGGGATAACCGCGCCCCTCCTGAATATGTCAAGTCCCAGAAATCACTCCGGAAACTATCACAAACACCCAGCTCTGATAAG GTATCACGGCTCCAGCCAATTACCAAACAACTGCCTCAGCTCTCTCAGCAAAGGTTATCTCCTCCTACTCTGAACCCATCATCTCGTATCCATGGAGATGAGATGGATAATCACAGGCATCATCACCACACCCACCACCATCATTCCAAATCTGAGCCGGATTCCAGGGTAGACGTCTTCACCTCACATGCCCCCCTCAGACCTATCACCCCAGGGAATGCCCTTGATATGCCCCACCCTGCTGGGCCATCGGAGCTACCCACGTACAGCCAGGCAATCAGTAGGGGTAATAGACCGAGCACAAGGGGGTCAGAGTTTCGTGTTGTTAAGGAGACATCAATATGA
- the LOC121411466 gene encoding cyclin-dependent kinase-like 5 isoform X1, translating to MAIKKFKDSEDNEDVRRTVLRELKLLRQLKQENIVELREAFRRRGKLYLVFEYVEKNMLELLEENPKGVSPEKVRSYIYQLIKAIHWCHRNDVIHRDIKPENLLISSNDTLKLCDFGFARNLDGNSSANYTDYVATRWYRSPELLLGCAYGKAVDVWAIGCILGELSDGNAVFPGESEIDQLYMIQKILGPLPHYQMAIFNNSPRFSGLKFPSISVIEPIEKKYAGIINGVMLDFLAHTLRLDPSERFTIDQCLDHRAFHTERLLRNEIRPKSAFTTRRQEADSDGTDELSPRESKRKAKIGFIENNESPQSRNDVTGRYQQHLQSKLHISETRSEADMDMRPSNRSDVLSQIQTPQLKFLKSKSKKSSKENRAEVEPRTDSSGHHAPLQPSGKNVAGFLKSYTLGERKEHMIDMSGSSRQAKYSQYKKGAILAMSEQNQGEESSHHGTSQKHEQHKKQYSVDDESLPYNETSNRTEYLNSTKNTLNKKKWDMDDSDDGQSRVISHWSMNGSHAGSSQDQTTTGQQENEGVNPFGKYLKSAYKKQNKDSEKSRRETHNQDVLQSKHDANKTSHKDSRTSGNDHSDDRGSESHQCVDTRTVSNDHSRLPLPHRTDKKGTEIPGNTNPFGAKDTTDSQGFGGRVSNIEGGKHPLSITAETPRTVLPNQTKPLVSSEGHVDQDRGMDYQVTGDPGERGDERTGMEQDEKQHEDTPRTNHNRSNPPQYGDRGRHSSPAPRERRGKINLPQQIQTIEFDAVMEAPVPGPELVPGPTSKQSQFKKDGPFEQKPVSLVETHTWKNKGNTFPTDQQWKEVQKRKKKKKASSFLNTDTQDRIGVQRAIYGNREWDNRAPPEYVKSQKSLRKLSQTPSSDKVSRLQPITKQLPQLSQQRLSPPTLNPSSRIHGDEMDNHRHHHHTHHHHSKSEPDSRVDVFTSHAPLRPITPGNALDMPHPAGPSELPTYSQAISRGNRPSTRGSEFRVVKETSI from the exons ACAATGAAGATGTAAGAAGAACCGTTCTTAGGGAACTCAAACTTCTACGACAGCTTAAACAAGAAAACATTGTAGAACTCAG GGAAGCCTTTAGACGGCGTGGGAAGCTCTATCTTGTCTTTGAATACGTAGAGAAG AATATGCTTGAACTTTTAGAGGAGAATCCGAAGGGAGTATCACCAGAAAAAGTCAG GAGTTATATCTATCAGTTGATCAAGGCTATTCATTGGTGCCATAGGAATGATGTCATACATAGAG ATATCAAGCCTGAAAACTTACTCATCAGCTCAAATGACACTCTAAAACTTTGTGATTTCG GTTTTGCACGAAACCTTGATGGGAATAGCTCAGCCAACTATACTGACTATGTAGCCACAAGATGGTATCGATCTCCTGAACTGTTGCTAGG ATGTGCCTATGGTAAAGCGGTTGATGTATGGGCCATAGGTTGTATCTTAGGTGAACTTAGTGATGGTAATGCTGTGTTTCCTGGTGAGAGTGAGATAGATCAACTCTACATGATTCAGAAGATCCTAGGTCCGCTACCACACTATCAGATGGCTATCTTCAACAATAGTCCTAGGTTCTCTGGCTTAAAG TTTCCTAGCATTTCAGTCATAGAGCCAATTGAGAAAAAGTATGCTGGCATCATCAATGGAGTCATGCTAGATTTCCTAGCG CACACACTAAGATTAGACCCATCTGAGCGCTTCACCATAGACCAGTGTCTTGACCATAGGGCCTTTCACACTGAGAGGTTGCTCCGGAACGAGATCCGGCCTAAGTCTGCATTCACCACCAGGCGACAGGAAGCCGATAGCGATGGTACAGACGAGCTCTCACCTAG GGAGAGTAAGCGTAAAGCTAAAATCGGCttcattgaaaataatgaatccCCTCAGTCCAGGAATGATGTGACTGGAAGATACCAGCAACATCTTCAGTCCAAGCTCCACATCTCAGAGACCAGGTCAGAAGCAGACATGGACATGAGACCCTCAAACAGATCAGATGTCCTCTCACAGATACAAACACCGCAACTCAAGTTTCTCAAGTCCAAGTCCAAAAAGAGTTCCAAAGAGAACCGAGCAGAGGTAGAGCCACGGACTGACTCCTCAGGACATCATGCTCCATTGCAACCGTCTGGGAAAAACGTGGCAGGGTTCTTAAAGAGTTACACCCTTGGAGAGCGAAAAGAACACATGATTGATATGTCTGGGTCAAGCAGACAAGCTAAGTACTCGCAGTATAAGAAAGGAGCCATTCTTGCAATGTCTGAACAGAATCAAGGAGAAGAAAGTAGCCACCATGGAACATCTCAGAAACATGAACAACACAAAAAACAGTATTCAGTTGATGATGAATCATTACCGTACAATGAGACATCTAATAGGACAGAATACTTGAATAGCACAAAGAATACCttgaacaagaaaaaatggGACATGGATGACAGTGATGACGGTCAAAGTAGGGTCATATCACACTGGAGCATGAATGGCAGCCATGCTGGTTCATCACAGGACCAAACTACTACAGGACAACAGGAAAATGAGGGGGTGAATCCCTTCGGAAAATACCTCAAAAGTGCCTACAAGAAACAAAACAAGGATTCAGAGAAATCACGTAGAGAGACTCACAATCAGGATGTCTTGCAGAGTAAACATGACGCAAACAAAACTAGCCATAAAGACTCAAGAACTTCTGGGAATGACCATTCTGATGATAGGGGCTCTGAATCCCACCAGTGTGTGGACACCCGGACAGTTAGTAATGATCACAGTAGACTTCCTTTACCACACAGGACAGACAAGAAGGGTACTGAGATCCCTGGTAATACAAATCCATTTGGTGCTAAGGACACTACGGACTCACAGGGTTTTGGGGGTAGGGTATCCAACATTGAGGGCGGTAAGCATCCACTTTCAATAACGGCTGAAACACCTCGGACAGTGCTTCCCAACCAGACCAAACCATTGGTTTCCTCAGAAGGCCATGTTGACCAGGACCGGGGTATGGACTATCAGGTTACGGGTGATCCTGGTGAGAGAGGCGATGAGAGAACAGGGATGGAACAAGATGAAAAG CAGCATGAAGACACCCCAAGAACCAACCATAATAGATCAAATCCTCCACAGTATGGTGATAGAGGGCGCCATTCATCTCCTGCACCCAGGGAAAGACGGGGGAAGATAAACCTTCCTCAACAGATTCAAACAATAG AATTTGATGCTGTAATGGAAGCACCAGTACCAGGCCCTGAATTGGTTCCAGGTCCTACAAGCAAGCAGTCCCAGTTCAAGAAGGATGGTCCCTTTGAACAGAAACCTGTCAGTCTTGTAGAGACACACACATG GAAAAACAAGGGAAACACATTCCCAACAGATCAACAATGGAAGGAGGtgcagaaaagaaagaagaagaaaaaagctTCA TCCTTTCTGAATACGGACACTCAGGATCGGATAGGGGTGCAGAGAGCTATCTATGGTAACAGAGAATGGGATAACCGCGCCCCTCCTGAATATGTCAAGTCCCAGAAATCACTCCGGAAACTATCACAAACACCCAGCTCTGATAAG GTATCACGGCTCCAGCCAATTACCAAACAACTGCCTCAGCTCTCTCAGCAAAGGTTATCTCCTCCTACTCTGAACCCATCATCTCGTATCCATGGAGATGAGATGGATAATCACAGGCATCATCACCACACCCACCACCATCATTCCAAATCTGAGCCGGATTCCAGGGTAGACGTCTTCACCTCACATGCCCCCCTCAGACCTATCACCCCAGGGAATGCCCTTGATATGCCCCACCCTGCTGGGCCATCGGAGCTACCCACGTACAGCCAGGCAATCAGTAGGGGTAATAGACCGAGCACAAGGGGGTCAGAGTTTCGTGTTGTTAAGGAGACATCAATATGA